From Camelina sativa cultivar DH55 chromosome 5, Cs, whole genome shotgun sequence:
GTCAAGTTCACACTTGAACATTGTTGGAGGGAGGTTCACCATGATTAGAAATGGTGTGTAACTTCTTCTATTACATATAATGGcaagtcaaaaagaagaaagtgagaagCTGGGTCTTAAGATTCTGGAACGTCATCAAGCGCCAATATAGTTGGCCATAGATATGAAGCAGTGGCTCGTCCTCCTGGTGTTAAGGTGTGATACCCAACCTGGACGTCTTCGCGTCCGTGATCACGGGCATCGGTTCGCCTCATTCCTGTCCGAACAACCAACAATTTCCCCTATTTACTTATCATTGGCTAGCAACCTTGCTTTGTAAACCCTTATACGCAGCAAAATATAATTGTTGATCATCCCATCGCACCTttgatagagaggtagcatgtGCATTAGTTCAGACGAGTATCGATGTACTCACCGAGCCAaacccccttttcttctttggtgTTGATGTTATATAGGAACCAAAGGGATGGATCCATAAGTGTGGTGGAAGATGGAGAATCTATAGCTGGCCGACGGGCACTCTCTAAATATTCTAGTGAATAGATGATGTAGTGAAGTGGATAGATGGTGAAACTATCGCTGGCCAAAGGGAACTCTCAAAAGATTCAATTGAGATGGAAATGAATTGAAGGGTGGATTGATAGAGGCCAAAAATATCTATGAAAGGATTTATGATAAGTCAGATAACTCTCAAGCTTCAAGGATTCACAcataagaagaaggagagggTGGTTGCTTATATCTCAgaagaaaacctaagaaaaaacttattttatttcattcaacCTTAAAGGATACATAGCCGAGAAGACACTTTATATACTAGACCAGCAGCTGGTGAGCTTCTATGGTcgaaaatattacataataaaaagaCTTAACTTGCAAAAACAACAGACTCGAAAAGTACTTAAAAGAAAAGACTCTTAAAAACTCTTAACGGTAATAatcctgcaaaacaagaaaagaattgTCATTTATTCAACTTGAAAATCATACCTCAGATAAATAATTGTGTTTTCGTTGAAACTGGCCGGGTAGTGAGCAGTCTGTCAGACTGGCTGGTTTTTGCCTAATGTCATCATGGAGGGTTTGAACGAGTAGCGGCCggtttcaaattttattgtagCAATGTAGATCTTCTAAATTGGGAGGTTTTCCAGCACTTGAAATGGTGAACAAAGTGGCTTCCTTGATTTTGTGGAAAATTGGTAGGAACACAATTGTCGGAGTCTTGAGTTTCTCTTTAGTGATTTCTAGCATTTCCTTGTTGATCTCGTCTTCTTGGAGTTCTTCAAACTCTATGATAACAATGAGATTCTCTACAAAATTGTTGAACTCCTTCTCTTAGTTTCCTTGTGCCTGATCTAGTTCTTGGTGGCTTATTCATAATCTCTTATTCAGATTCAGTTGAGGTGGTttcaatgtcctcatcatgatGGACGATGGATGGATAATGGTGTGGAATGGCCTGAGCGCCCATCCTTTATATAGGACACCAATGGGTGTGCTCCATGTAAGGAGATGTCCATTCCTTGCCCCTTTCCGATGAGTCGCATCTCTTCGAagagtcacatttttttaatggtaACTGCTCGTGCTACCGAGCTACCTACAGACCATTAGCTCGAGTGTTATCTGTTCATACCACCCAGCTGGGTCAACACTCAATCAGCTCGCCGAGCTTAGTTGGCAAACAGCCACCTCACATAGCTGAGCTAGCTAGTATTCCAGTTGGTGTAGCTCACCTAGCTTTGTTAGCTGGTTCACCAAGCTTGTTGAGCTCGTTCAGCTCGTATTTAGCTAGTTGAGATAGTAGCTTAACTTATTAAGCTCATCTAACTATTATTTTCCTTCAAACAAACTGCCCCCTTTAGGATCGTGGGACGCAGGTGTTACAATTCTACCCCTCTTaaaatgaatttatttttgaattcgGTGGGCATAGATGTTTCTGACCTTTGTATACTCAAGACTTGATCTGTTTCTAATATTTCTCTGTTCGGACTTGGTTATTTTTCCTTGACCTCGGTTAGTCTCCGGATAGATCAAGTTTTTTGCCGTCCTAGTTCAATCTAGACTAGGATAGTTTTCCCCGACCATAGTCTTTCCCGGACTCGGTTGTCATTTCTTGACCTTCGGTGACCTGTCGGTTGTATCAGCCGATAGCCTTTCAACCGTAACACTGATAACCTTTCAGTCATATCAGTCGATGGACTCACGGTAATCCATCCATCGTAAGCTCCAATGACTTGACGGTCTTGTTATCAGACCCAGGTCCGATCGATTGATCCGACCCATAATCGAATTGTCGATCATCCGCTGACCAGACCAATACTTTTGAACGACTTGTCGACCACCTGACTGATCAATCCAACCTACAGCTCGAATCATTGATTATTCATTCACCCAATCTGACTAGTGGTTAGATCATTGATCAACCCAATGGCACGGATCGTTGATAACCCTTTGATTGGTATGACTTTACGATCGAACTGTTGATCATCCTTTCAGTTCGACTCTACAATTGAACCGTCAGTCATCCCATCGCCTTTGATAGAGTGgcagcatgcgcatcagttcagACGACTAACGATgtactcgccgagccgcacctccttttctttttagatgTTGATGGATGATGGATTGATGATGGTGTGGAATGGTGTGGAATGGTGTGGGCGTCTATCCCTTATATAGGACGACAATGGGTGTGTTTCATGTATTGACACGCACATTTCTCGCCCCTTTCCGATGGGTCGCATCTCTTCAAAGAGTCGCACCCTTTCGATGGCAAGCGCTCATACTACCGAGCTACCACAGTCCACTAGCTCGATTGTTAGCTGCCCATACCATCCAGCTGGGTCAGCATTCGATCAGCTCACCGAGCTTAGTTGAGCTGTCGACCAGCTTACGTAGCTGAGCTAGCTAGTATTCCAGCTGGTGTAGCTCACCTAGATTTTCTAGCTGGTTCACCAAGCTTGTTGAGCTCCTTCAACTTCTATTCCAACTAATTGTGTTAGTAGCTTAGCTATTTAAGCTCATCTAGATATcattttccttaaaacaaattgcccCTTTAAGGATTGTAGGACACGGGTGTTACATAAGGTGTCAAAGGCCAAAGGTAAAAAGACTAGCAAAGGCatggaagaaaaaaagcatGGAGAAGCTTAATAAACAAAACTTGTTAGTGTTGCAAGAGACATGGGAAATAAAACAGAAGGATTatgaatcgaagaagaagaactatgAATTGAAGGAGAACCTTAATAAGCGCAACTTGTTAGACACTCTCCTTTCAAAAACAGAACCACTTAAAGATGTAGAAATGACTTTAAAGAACAAGCTAATGACTGACATGTTGTAAAATCCTTGACTGATGTCACTGCTTTTTTTcagtttgattgtgtttttgttgttttaccaACGTTTGTATTGTGTTGTTTTATCACTGTTTCTGTTATGTTTATTTATCAATGTAttgtgttatgttatgttaatctgtatatatttgtgtgttgttaaatAGAAGATAAGTCTCTTGGttcttgtttaattttcagTGGGttggtgtctttttttttggatggttGAATATTGTTTAGAGTGTGTTTTTACAGTGTCACTTTGATTTGATACATTTCTACAGGTACGACAGGCTCTTGAACTTGCATCTTCTGTCCCTCAAGATGTTTTTGCCTGTCTCTGGCTTTGTAATTTCAACTCTCGACTCGCTAACAGGTTTATTCTTTGATCATTTCATTTCTGCTTGCTTGGTTTTTTCCTGCATCAACTAATTCTCGTTTCATTTATAGACTGATCGATGCCCTGGTTTGTTCTTCTACAACGAGATGTTGCATATTTTCTATCGCATTATAAAACGAGCTTAGTTCAGtaaatcataaattttgtttagagTGACAAGAATTATGACTGTTactaatttaactttttaactCTTATTACGAATTCTACCATTAGACTGTcaaaactaataaatatttataagtttttaacttttgataTTCATCTTTTTTCAATGATAAATATAGTAGTAGTTTCTCAAAGatttacaaaaaagaagaagaagacaagcttAAATACGAGACAATATAGAGCAAATTGGGCTTAAACACAAAGCCCACGGAGGCCCACTCTCTACACTTCCGGTTTGTATCATTCTCTCCAATCTCATCGATCTCTAACCCTAAAAATCCAGTCTCCATCTCCAGTGAACTCCATTGTTCTCTAACACTAAATCTACTAATCCCTCGTTCACTTTCTACAGCTTTTGCATCGGCCAAAACCCCTTTGAAAGATTTCTCGACAAGCTGATTTGAGGTAACTCTCGACAAGTTTCTGAGTTTTTGTTTCTGGAGTAGCAAACCAAATTGTTTTCTCTTGTCTTCTCACGCTTCCAGTTCCGGGTTCAGATTATATTATTCTGTGTTTTGCTCTGCTTCGAACTtcaaaatttggtttctttgtttttttctgccCAAGTTCGATGGAGGTCGTTTTGAATTACTTAACTTTGACATTTATCTGTTGATGATGTTATTTTGATTATGATGATGCTAATCATGGCATGGCAACACCTTCATCGGGTTAGCTCTCGTATTGATTTCCTCATGGTTCATATTTTCTGAAATTTACTTTGTCAATGTAGAATAATGGCAGAGACTAGTAAACCATTGATCGGTCTTAAATGGGAACCAAAGCTTCCAGGCTTATCCTTAGACTTGAAAACTGCTGGTTCCACTTCAAGCAAAAGAGCTGAAAGCACTTCTCTCTGGACGTCTAACTCAGAGCTTGTTGATGGTCTTTGTCTTCCACCTACTGATCCAAAAAAGATTAACAAGATGATTAGAAAACAACTCAAAGACACTACTGGTTCAGACTGGTAACTTTGCTTTCCACCCACTCTGATTATATTTAccctttttgtgtttgtgattaattttgtgtgttttcaaaCTGTGCATAGGTTTGATATGCCTGCTCCGACAATGACTCCTGAGTTGAAAAGAGATCTTCAGTTGCTTAAGGTAAAATagcttctttgctttttttcttgttgttcttttctattttggtttcaACGTCCTAACACCTTTCTAATATTATTGTAGTTGAGAACTGTAATGGATCCTGCTCAACACTACAAGAAGGCTGTTACGCGGTCAAAAATAGCTGAGAAATATTTCCAGGTAAGTTTCAAGAACGGCAAACTAGATCAAAGACATGAATTTTTTGTTTCGGCTTTTGTCTTAACACCAACTCTTGTTGTTTcctatttgtcaaaaaaaataaaaataaaacacagaTTGGCACAGTAATTGAACCATCTGCAGAGTACCATAATAGATTGACAAAGAAGAATAGAAAAGCAACTCTTGCTGATGAGTTGCTGTCAGATCCCAAAGCTTCTCAGTACAGGTTAGTTACTACCATTGTCAATTCAAAAACAATGTATAGGAAAAAGCTTAAATCCTGTATCATAAACGTAAACAGTAGCGTGTCGTTTTCTGTTAACTGGTTGCAAAAACCTTTAGTTTGTAATACGTTTGAGTTAAATTCTTCTAGCTCTGGACTTGATAATGGAATTGGAAGTATGTGGCTATGTTAATCTTAGAAGTTTTTAGCCCTTGTCATGGTGTGTATAATGTTTGTTTCACTTCCATCGCTAATGGATTGCGATATTGCCTACGTTTCTGTCAAGTATTATGATAGGTGTTAGACTGTTAGTATAAGTGTGTGGTTATCTATTCAAATAGTGTAATAGGAATTTGTGTCTTGAGAATTGAGATGTTGTAGCTGAGAGTCTTTGCTAAGTGAATGTGTTTGTGTTGGTTATGGTTTCACAGGAAGCGTAAAGTTAAGGAGATTGAGGAGAAGAGTAGAGCTGTTACGAAtaagaaatggaagaaaaagGGAAACCAATCCAAGAACACAAAGCAAAGAAGGAACTGAGTTACTTTTGTTAGAGTGTATGATCATAGTTTTGGGACACATTTGTCTATTTTGATCATTAGTATTGGACACACTTTCTTGTGGTGGTGCTATAGATTCACCTTACGGTTGTAACGACTCTTGTTGTCTATGAGCTTCGCTTAAAAaggatttgtgttcttattggTTACAGCTTTTGATAAGTGAGAATAACATTGAAACTGGTGCTTTTATGTCATGTAGTAtatccaaaccaaacaaaaaaaaccaaaccttgtCTAGAGCTACCAATTGGGACAATGGTTACAGCAAGACTGCTGTAATTGAGTCCTAGATTATATGTCATATGTTTAAACTCACATATGAACCAAATAGAAATGCCCTATATGATCATTGGTCCACTGCTCTACTCTATATAATCCATCggaaaatacttaggttcactcctagggtgaaACTTCTTTTTCAACCAATtgtttatacattattttatttaaaaaataaatcaaaattaaataaaaaagcaaaacagattAAGGAAACAATTTctgtataatttcttttaaggaaagttaaatattggcttggtttagattttacaattagaatgaaatgatgtatcggtttcggtttacaaataaggtgattaggttttagattttacaattcaaacaaaattatatgtcggtttgggtttacaaatgaagtggttagggtttagattttacaattaaaaaaaggaaattatatgtcagtttgggtttacaaatgaagtggttagggtttagattttacaattaaaacgaaattatatgttggtttgggcttacaaatgaagtggttagagtatagattttacaattaaaacaaaattatatatcggtttgggtttacaaatgagatggttagggtttagattttacaaattagaatgaaattatatatcggttggGGATTATAAATAAgcagtttaagtttttaattttacagattttgtttccttattttataagaatgTGAATGAATAGGTTCTTAAATACATTATAACATGTCAAATTCCCATTGACAAAAAAACTGAGAAGTGAACAAAGGGGTTCACCCAAGAATTGTTCTAATCCATCAGGATCCTTAATTTAGGAGTTAATGTAACATATCTTAGAGTTTTGGGGGCTTTTTGGTGATTATCTTAAAGTATAGTGgtcaattatataataaaagaaaaaagttttgcCTCATCGACGCCGCCGTCTATTGTTGTAGACAGTTCcatcaattagggttttcgtcGGCCGGCACTTGCAGGTGATCCGATACAGTTTCGAAGATTTCTcctttcaaaaccctaaatataTCGAATACGaattgatttgtaatttttcCCCAGAGGCGTATCTTGAATCTAGGACATGGGGTCGCATGAGCAATCTGCGGAGCAAAGTGGTACGAGCAGTGTTGTATCTAAGAAAGTTTCTGAGATTTGGCAGCGGATGAACGAAGGAGTTCCGAATAAGCGGTTCAATTTTGTCGCCTCAACCGCTTTGCCCGCTACAAAACCAGCTAATAACGTgagatttcttctctctctcttttgcgtTGGTTTTGAATGATAGTATATGTTTTGGGATTCTGAATCTTTTTTTGGATTGTAGAATTGGAAAAGTTATCTTGGCGtggatgggaagaagaagaaggatcattGCGTTTCGAATGTAGCAAAGGAAGATAGTGTTTTGAATCATACTTGTAGTGAGGAGGCTAAGAGTATTGCTGCAGCTGCTTTAGCTGCTGTGAGAAACGCTACTGCGACCGCTGCAGCTGCTTCCAGCCGTGGAAAGATTGAGGTCAGTTGTGTCAATTTGTGTTTTGGctcaatctttttttatatcagCTCTTTGGAACTAACAACATGGATTGAGTGAAATCTCTGTGTCAAGTTAAGTTAAACTGTAATTTGATTGAACCTTTTTGATCCGCAGTTAAAgatcgctttttttttttttttttaatgttcgaATTTGTGTGTTTGGCTCGGTATTGTTAGAATTTTAAGTTCTTATCACTTGTTTGGTTGGAACTAGGAAGATGcgtaatttttaaaactaatctGGGTTTTAGCTCGATATTGTTAGAATCTAAGATCCTATCAGCTCAGCTGTGTGGAAGCAAGAAGATGGATTTAAATCTCTGTGTCAAGTTGAACTCTACTAATTTGATTGAacttttttgaatttgttttggcTAGGTATTGCTAGAATTTCTAAGTTCTTATTACTTACTTATTTGGAACTAGGAAGATGAATTCTGCCCTACAGAGTCTCTGTCTCGAGTTATATTGTAGTTTGATTGAACCTTTGCGATTCGTAGatgaagtttgtttttttagcaAAATCTGTGTGTTTGGCTCGGTATTGTTAGAATCTAAGATTCTATCAGCTGTTTGGAAGCAAGAAGATGGACTGAGGACTAGAATATCTTGTTGAACCTTTGCAATCCATAAATAAAAACTTGctttttgtttgagtttgtgttttggttCGGGATTGATAGGATCTAAGTGTTCATTGTCAGCTGTTTGGAACTAGGAAGATGGATTGTGTTGGACTAGAATCTAATTAGTTGCACTTGGGGAGCATTCATTTGGTTAATGTATTTGTTCTTCTCGATCACTTCCAGATTACCGAGGTCAAAGACTTTGCGGGTCAAGAAATCGAAGTAAAGCGGTTAGTGGAAGCAGATTCAAAAGAAGCACTGGACCGAGGAAACAAAGGCTCCTCCGCGTCCTCCTCGGCGGCGCCGTCAGCGGTTGATGCGGTTCTTGAGcagataaaaaagaaacaaaagctgaGTGTTTTGGACAAGACGAAGAAAGACTGGGGAGAGTATAAGGAGGAAAACAAAGGTGTCGAAGACGAGCTAGATAAGTACAAGAAAAGCTCAGACAAGTATCTCGACAAAGTCAGTTTCTTGGAGAGAGCTGATTACAGAcagtttgagaaagagagagacgctCGTTTAGCTCTTCAGTCCAAGAGAAGACACGATGATGTCTGAAATGTGACCACCGACTCTtttaactttcttcttcttcttcttcttcttcttcttcttcttcttcttcttcttcttaattctgCTGTAAGTAATCTTGTTTTCTGCTCTGTTAGAGAAGTGATCTTAGTAAGACATTTGTAGCATTTTCTCAAGTGATTTGGTCACATTCTTTGCAGAGTCTAAACTAATTCCTCGTTTTCTTGGTTGATTCgtatttatcttttcttttctttttttgtctctcgAGTTAggattaaccaaaaaaatttctaatggCATGTCAtgtttattcaaaataatttatttttgatgatattttcatGGGTggttttatatatcttttaaagtttttatgatTTGATAGCTTTAGTAATAGTCAACAACAAAGCGCCACGTAGGAGCATAGTTAAGTTCTGTTGGCACAAAAAAATGTGGtggaaataaaaacattatccAGAAAATCTAACATTTCGACCAATCCTTCACTTCCTTTGACGATccaaaacagaacacaagaaAATGCATCAAAATCTCCATCTCTGAAACTCAAAACTCATCTCTGAAACTCAATGGAGACCCTTCTCTCCCCTCGTGCACTTTCTCCTCCTCTCAACTCCAAACCCTCGTCCACTCTCCAGACAAAACCCACTTCACATTCCGTGTCTCTCTCATCAAAACCCACCACATTCCCCGGTCCTAAACACCTCTCCTTCACCCGGTTCACTAAACAGGAATCGAGAAATTGGTTAACAGATGCAAAGCAAGGACTAGCTGCTTTAGCTTTATCTCTAACACTCAGTTTCTCACCTGTTGGCGCTGCTTTAGCCTCTGAGTTCAATATCCTCAACGACGGTCCTCCAAAAGAAACTTACGTAGTGGACGACGCTGGTGTTCTAAGTCGAGTGACGAGGTCAGATCTTAAGAAGCTTTTGTCTGATCTTGAATACAGAAAGAAACTGAGACTCAATTTCATCACTGTCCGAAAGCTCactgtgagttttttttttttcttgttcctataaaaaaaaaattttagtaaaCCGGAAGTTGAACTGGAAccggtttggttaaattatgCAGAGTAAAGCAGATGCGTTTGAGTATGCAGACCAGGTTTTGGAGAAATGGTATCCTTCGATTGAACAAGGTAACAACAAGGGTATTGTTGTTTTGATCACAAGTCAGAAGGAAGGAGCTATTACTGGTGGTCCTGCTTTTATTGAAGCTGTTGGTGAAAACATTCTTGATGCTACCGTCTCTGAAAATCTTCCCGGTATGATTGGTTCTTGGTCTAGTGTAGTAATATAGTGTAGTGTTAGAATTTTGATGCAGCATCTAGTGCTCAAAACTAGCAAAACTAGTCGTCTTCAATCAGGGTTTTGGTTCAGATTTTTCGGTTTATAAATAACAGTAACCAAAGTAGAACCGAGTCTAGTTAATCACTTggaatggttttggttttatgttgAATTTGAGTTGGAACTGATTAGAATTTGAATGTATGATGGTGCAGTACTAGCAACGGACGAAAAATACAACGAGGCGGTATACAGCAGCGCAAAAAGGTTGGTTGCAGCAATAGATGGTCTCCCGGATCCTGGGGGTCCAGCAGTGAAGGATAACAAGAGAGAATCAAATTTCAAGACGAAAGAAGAAACcgaagagaagagaggacaGTTCAGTCTTGTCGTTGGAGGATTACTTGTAATTGCCTTTGTAGTTCCCATGGCACAGTACTTTGCTTATGTCTCCAAGAAGTAAAGTAACTCAGGTTCACTCTCGTAAACCAAAACCGATCAGGTCAGAACTCAGGTTATTTTGTTACGGGTTTCTTGATATATTTGGTTCATTTGAGcaatataaagtaaataatgATAGAAAACTAAAGAATGAATGGAAACCAACagcattttctaaaattttaagcTTAGAAAAAATGGCATTTGGTCTGAAAACGGCGGATCGGAATACTTCCCGGTTAATATTTGAGATGACACAAAGTTGTTTGCGGCTTCAGTATAGTGAATTCCATCCCAGTTAATGTACTCAGAACTGTCGTTGCAAGCTTTGGCCGTTACTGATATCCCATCTATGACTTTAGTTTGGCCACATGTAATGCGGGTATCGTAGTTTAAGGGCGCCCCTCCGACTCCACAACACGCCATTAACGGattttcaaaacctaaaaacaatcaaattttttttttttgttataaccaACATCCTCAAGAATCAAGATGGTGAAGATTTATATCTAGTTTGgaaatttaaactatatagCGAAAAATGCTTTACCAAATCGGGAATAATTAGCGATGAGGTTAGATTTGATAGAGAAGATATCAACGTAGGTAACATTTGAATCAGGGAATTGGGCTTGAAATTTGTTGGACAGAGCATGTAGTTGAAGATTGAATAGTTTGGCTGCTTGGTTATGGGAACTAACACAACCAAACTCATCAAGTTTTGTTGGATCTGTCCCAAACTTGGCAATATTTTGAGCCAAACATCCCAAGGGCCCTGTGTTGTGTATCCAGAAGTTTCTGCCTCCTTCCACATACAGCCTCTGCCAAATTTGGCAATATTCAACTCAAAATTACTCAGAATTTATTTAGTATGGTTTGGATGAGATCGGTCCGCTTTATCAAAAGGAAAACTAAAGCAAGAAACAGTGATTTACCTTGAGTCCAGCTTCAAAAGTTTCAAGAATGGAAGGAATAGAGGCAAGGACTTGGTCAAGAGACTTGGAGTAGAAGGCACCAGCTATATCATTTTGGCCTATGTCAATCATGTATAGTCCTTTTGAATAATAATCAAGTGGTGGTAAGTACTTTTCATATCTCCTTCCtaccaaatcatcaaaaacaatatttacttcATTTACACTTCATATAATGTATACGCATCCGTCACATCTCACCAACAACATATTTTCGAATCAACCCCACCTGTTTTAGAAAGTAGTTCAAGTGACCTAGTTTTGAACCGGATGAACTGAGAGATTTGAAGATCAAAGGAGA
This genomic window contains:
- the LOC104787339 gene encoding rRNA-processing protein fcf2 — translated: MAETSKPLIGLKWEPKLPGLSLDLKTAGSTSSKRAESTSLWTSNSELVDGLCLPPTDPKKINKMIRKQLKDTTGSDWFDMPAPTMTPELKRDLQLLKLRTVMDPAQHYKKAVTRSKIAEKYFQIGTVIEPSAEYHNRLTKKNRKATLADELLSDPKASQYRKRKVKEIEEKSRAVTNKKWKKKGNQSKNTKQRRN
- the LOC104787340 gene encoding craniofacial development protein 1-like is translated as MGSHEQSAEQSGTSSVVSKKVSEIWQRMNEGVPNKRFNFVASTALPATKPANNNWKSYLGVDGKKKKDHCVSNVAKEDSVLNHTCSEEAKSIAAAALAAVRNATATAAAASSRGKIEITEVKDFAGQEIEVKRLVEADSKEALDRGNKGSSASSSAAPSAVDAVLEQIKKKQKLSVLDKTKKDWGEYKEENKGVEDELDKYKKSSDKYLDKVSFLERADYRQFEKERDARLALQSKRRHDDV
- the LOC104787343 gene encoding GDSL esterase/lipase At1g54790 isoform X1: MIWVFVFIPMAPIVNNLSIVLLFIFISFLPSSLSTILKYPAIINLGDSNSDTGNLISAGIESVNPPYGQTYFNLPSGRYCDGRLIVDFLLDAMDMPFLNPYLDSLGLPNFKKGCNFAAAGSTILPANPTSVSPFSFDLQISQFIRFKTRSLELLSKTGRRYEKYLPPLDYYSKGLYMIDIGQNDIAGAFYSKSLDQVLASIPSILETFEAGLKRLYVEGGRNFWIHNTGPLGCLAQNIAKFGTDPTKLDEFGCVSSHNQAAKLFNLQLHALSNKFQAQFPDSNVTYVDIFSIKSNLIANYSRFGFENPLMACCGVGGAPLNYDTRITCGQTKVIDGISVTAKACNDSSEYINWDGIHYTEAANNFVSSQILTGKYSDPPFSDQMPFFLSLKF
- the LOC104787344 gene encoding UPF0603 protein At1g54780, chloroplastic; its protein translation is METLLSPRALSPPLNSKPSSTLQTKPTSHSVSLSSKPTTFPGPKHLSFTRFTKQESRNWLTDAKQGLAALALSLTLSFSPVGAALASEFNILNDGPPKETYVVDDAGVLSRVTRSDLKKLLSDLEYRKKLRLNFITVRKLTSKADAFEYADQVLEKWYPSIEQGNNKGIVVLITSQKEGAITGGPAFIEAVGENILDATVSENLPVLATDEKYNEAVYSSAKRLVAAIDGLPDPGGPAVKDNKRESNFKTKEETEEKRGQFSLVVGGLLVIAFVVPMAQYFAYVSKK
- the LOC104787343 gene encoding GDSL esterase/lipase At1g54790 isoform X2 — its product is MNITKMKIFYVILFFIMYIQNSNSIDFNYLSAFNFGDSNSDTGDLVAGLGIRLDLPYGQNSFKTSSQRFCDGRLLIDFLMDAMDMPFLNPYLDSLGLPNFKKGCNFAAAGSTILPANPTSVSPFSFDLQISQFIRFKTRSLELLSKTGRRYEKYLPPLDYYSKGLYMIDIGQNDIAGAFYSKSLDQVLASIPSILETFEAGLKRLYVEGGRNFWIHNTGPLGCLAQNIAKFGTDPTKLDEFGCVSSHNQAAKLFNLQLHALSNKFQAQFPDSNVTYVDIFSIKSNLIANYSRFGFENPLMACCGVGGAPLNYDTRITCGQTKVIDGISVTAKACNDSSEYINWDGIHYTEAANNFVSSQILTGKYSDPPFSDQMPFFLSLKF